One Corvus moneduloides isolate bCorMon1 chromosome Z, bCorMon1.pri, whole genome shotgun sequence genomic window carries:
- the MED18 gene encoding mediator of RNA polymerase II transcription subunit 18, producing MEAPPVTMMPVTGGTINMMEYLLQGSVLDQSLESLLHRLRGLCDNMEPETFLDHEMVFLLKGQQASPFVLRARRSMDKNGMPWHLRYLGQPEIGDKNRHALVRNCVDIATSDNLTDFLVEMGFRMDHEFVAKGHVFRKGIMKIVVYKIFRILMPGNTESIEPLSLSYLVELNVVAPAGQDIVSDDMRNFAEQLKPLVHLEKIDPKRLM from the exons ATGGAGGCGCCGCCGGTGACCATGATGCCCGTGACGGGCGGCACCATCAACATGATGGAGTACCTGCTCCAAG GGAGCGTGCTGGACCAGAGCCTGGAGAGCCTCCTGCACCGCCTGCGCGGGCTGTGCGACAACATGGAGCCCGAGACCTTCCTGGACCACGAGATGGTGTTCCTGCTGAAGGGGCAGCAGGCCAGCCCCTTCGTGCTACGCGCCCGGCGCTCCATGGACAAGAACGGGATGCCCTGGCACCTGCGCTATCTGGGACAGCCCGAAATAGGCGACAAGAACCGCCACGCGCTGGTGCGCAACTGCGTGGACATCGCCACGTCCGACAACCTGACGGACTTCCTGGTGGAGATGGGCTTCCGTATGGACCACGAGTTCGTGGCCAAAGGGCACGTGTTCCGCAAGGGCATCATGAAGATAGTGGTGTACAAGATCTTCCGCATCCTGATGCCAGGAAACACGGAGAGCATTGAGCCACTCTCCCTCTCCTACTTGGTGGAGCTCAACGTGGTCGcaccagcagggcaggacaTTGTTTCTGATGACATGAGGAACTTTGCTGAGCAGCTGAAGCCTCTAGTGCACCTGGAGAAAATTGACCCCAAAAGACTAATGTGA